A region of the bacterium genome:
GAATTCCCCGAATCAGTGAACGTCCCGCCTGCGACGCGGCGGCGCGCGCGGCGGATTTCACCATCGCGGTCATCACATCATCCGGCTTCCGGCCCGCAGCTTTGGGTTTGCGAATCTCTTCGGCCGGAGCTGCCGCAGCAGACTGCTCCGCCTTCTGCTTCAGCATTTCGTATGCCGACTCGCGGTCAATCGTCTTTTCATAGACTCCTGCGACAATCGACGACTGCATTGTGACAAGTCGCTCACGTTCATCGAGCGGCCCGATGCGCGAAAACGGCGGCATGATATAAACTCGTTCGGCGGGCGCGGGGGAACCCTTTTCATCCAGAAAACTGACAATCGCTTCACCGATACCGAGTTCAGGAATCGCCTGTTCGAGATTCAGCTCAGGATTCGCGCGAAACGTCTCAGCCGCCGCGCGCAATTTCTTCTGTTCGTTCGGTGTGAAGGCACGCAGCGCATGCTGCACGCGATTGCCAAGTTGAGTCAGAACCTTTTCCGGAACATCCATCGGATGCTGCGTCACGAAAAACACGCCGACCCCCTTTGAGCGTATCAGCCGCACGACCTGTTCAACTTTGTCCAGCAAGGCGGCGGGCGCGTCGTCGAACAGCAGATGCGCTTCGTCGAAGAAGAACACCAGCTTGGGCTTTTCGAGGTCCCCGACTTCCGGGAGCTGTTCGAAGAGTTCGGAGAGCATCCACAGCAGCAGCGTGGCGTAGACTTTGGGCGAGCGAATCAGCTGCTCGGCATGCAGGATGTTGATGATCCCGTGACCCGCGCTGTCAGTTTGCAGCAAATCGGAAAGCTCGAACGCCGGCTCACCGAAGAATTGGTCACCGCCCTGCTCTTCGAGCATCAGCAAGGCCCGTTGAATCGCGCCGACGCTGGCGGGCGTGACATTTCCATATTGTGTCGTAAGGTCTTTACGGATTTCTCCAACATGTGCGAGCATCGAGCGCAGGTCTTTCAAATCGAGCAGCAGCAATCCCGCGTCGTCGGCGTAGCTGAAGAGAATCTGCAACACACCGGCCTGAGTTTCGTTCAGCGCAAGCAATCGTGAGAGCAGCAGCGGTCCCATCTCGGAAATCGTCGTGCGCACGGGATGTCCCTGCTTGCCGAACACGTCCCAGAAGATGCAAGGATTCGCGGAGAACTCGTGAGATGGCACGCCAATCAGGTTCAGCCGTTGTTGGAATTTTTCCGAAGATTTTCCGGCAGTTGCCACTCCCGAGAGGTCGCCTTTGACATCCGCGGCAAACACGGGAATGCCCGCGCGCGACATGCGTTCGGCCATGACCTGCAGGGTGACAGTCTTGCCAGTTCCGGTGGCTCCGGTCACCAGCCCGTGACGATTCAGCAGCTTGGGGAGTACTGAGAACTCTCGAGAGTCGCGAATAGCTATGGGAAGCATGAGAAGATGGATTGAGAAGTATTAAAGAGTTAATGAACGCGTCTCAGCTGTCAAAGTCATCGCCGGAACTGGGGCTGCCGGGAACCTTGGATTTCCACAACACACGTCCGGTCTGATCAACATAGCCCCAAAGTCCGCCCGGCCACGTAACGCGCGCGACACCGTCATGAAATTCCTCGGCGACATTGAACTCCACATTCAACACGAGCTTGTTGCTCTTGTCAATATATCCCCAGCCATTGCCGATACGCACGGCGGCAAGACCTTCGCTGAAACTGAACGCCGCGACGTAGGTTGCAGGAATCACAATATTGCCTTCATAGTCCACATGTCCCCACTTGTCGCCCTGTTGCACGAGAATCAAGCCGTCCTGCGGAGTTTTTGCATGCAGGGTATTGATTTGGAATTTGATTCGACCCTTTCTGTCAATCAGCGCATAGTCTACATCCGGCTGCGTGCCAACGCGCACCAGACTATGGCCGTCGACAAAAGCATCTCCCCAAACAAATTGCGGTTTGAACACCCAGTTGCCCGTCGTATCAATGAAGCCCCACTTGTCACCGTCGGCGACGGCGGCAAGGCCTTCTGAGAACTCATGCGCGTTGGTGAATTTGTGGGGGATAACGGTTTCGCCACGTTCATTGATAAACCCGAAGAGCTTGTTGGAGTCGGGCACGGCGGCCAAGCCTTCGCTGAACGATTGCGCGAGTTTGCTGTATTTCGGTTCGACAACCATTTTTCCGGTCTTGTCCACATAGCCGAACTTGCGGTCTACGCGAACGGCACCGAGTCCGTTGGCGAAGCGGCGCGCGCGCTCGTAGGCCGGCTCGATCACCACCGCTCCGCTGACATCCACGTAACCCCACTTGTCCCCGAGCTTGACTCGCGACATACCTTCAGTCATCTGGTCGGCAAAGTCGAATTTCGGCTCAACGGCCAAGTCGCCGTGTTCGTCGACAAAGCCCCAGCGATTATTCTCGAAAATCGGATAGAGTTTGTGGGCAATTGAAGCGGGCCTGTGCGGTGCTTGAACGGGGGCCGGAGCGGCGGGTTTGTCTTTCGCCTTGCAGCCCAAAACCAGCGCAGCGAGCAGGAAAATGGTCACGTATCTGTTCAAAATCATTATAGTTCCGAGTTACTTGGACGAATTTGGTTTTGTTCAATTTACAGAGAACACTCGCGGAATACAAGATTTGGAGTTACTTGTATTAAAATATGACAAAGAGAGGCATGTTTATAAGGAATTGGTAAAAGACGGAACTTTTGGGGAGGGTCAACAGCGTAAATTCTGTAAAATGATAATTCACCGAATTTGAGCATCTGGCAGGGTTTTTCAAAAAATTTGTTGACATAGTTCCACGGGTAATGCAAGTGAGGATATATAATTCGTATATTTGATAGGCCTTGAAATGCAAGCAGTTAACCATCCAGAAAGTGCAGGTTGGCTATGAGAAGATTATGTATTGTTATTTGTTGTCTTGCGATTGCTGCAGGTTCCGTCTTTGCAGCCGAAGGGACTGTTGAGAGTATGGGCAAGAGGTCGGCCCAGCCGGCAGGAAAATTGGTCCCGAATGTATCGGTTGACCAGTATCCGACCTTGTCTCAGCAGGACTTGGAGAGACTGATCTCCTCGCTGAAGGTCGAGGGAGAGATTCTTAAGAGTCACCCTGCGATTCAGGAATTCCAGAGACGTGCCGCATTAAATGGCACGCGCGAAGGCCGCCGTTCGTTGGATCAGGGCGCGGACTACTGTCCGGCGACCGTGATTCCGGGGCTGCCCTACGTCGATGCAGGGACGACCGCCGGGATGGCGAGTGATTTTGGCTGCGATGGAAATATCGGGCCGGACGTGGTCTACTCATTTACGCCAGCGGCAAATATGACGGTCGAAATCACTACCTGTAACTACTACGAGTATGACACTCGTCTGGAGCTTTATCAGGGTGATTGCTCAGGATTCTCGATTGCCTGTAACGACGATTATTGCGGTCTCGCATCCAGAAT
Encoded here:
- a CDS encoding WG repeat-containing protein, which codes for MILNRYVTIFLLAALVLGCKAKDKPAAPAPVQAPHRPASIAHKLYPIFENNRWGFVDEHGDLAVEPKFDFADQMTEGMSRVKLGDKWGYVDVSGAVVIEPAYERARRFANGLGAVRVDRKFGYVDKTGKMVVEPKYSKLAQSFSEGLAAVPDSNKLFGFINERGETVIPHKFTNAHEFSEGLAAVADGDKWGFIDTTGNWVFKPQFVWGDAFVDGHSLVRVGTQPDVDYALIDRKGRIKFQINTLHAKTPQDGLILVQQGDKWGHVDYEGNIVIPATYVAAFSFSEGLAAVRIGNGWGYIDKSNKLVLNVEFNVAEEFHDGVARVTWPGGLWGYVDQTGRVLWKSKVPGSPSSGDDFDS
- a CDS encoding DUF853 domain-containing protein; protein product: MLPIAIRDSREFSVLPKLLNRHGLVTGATGTGKTVTLQVMAERMSRAGIPVFAADVKGDLSGVATAGKSSEKFQQRLNLIGVPSHEFSANPCIFWDVFGKQGHPVRTTISEMGPLLLSRLLALNETQAGVLQILFSYADDAGLLLLDLKDLRSMLAHVGEIRKDLTTQYGNVTPASVGAIQRALLMLEEQGGDQFFGEPAFELSDLLQTDSAGHGIINILHAEQLIRSPKVYATLLLWMLSELFEQLPEVGDLEKPKLVFFFDEAHLLFDDAPAALLDKVEQVVRLIRSKGVGVFFVTQHPMDVPEKVLTQLGNRVQHALRAFTPNEQKKLRAAAETFRANPELNLEQAIPELGIGEAIVSFLDEKGSPAPAERVYIMPPFSRIGPLDERERLVTMQSSIVAGVYEKTIDRESAYEMLKQKAEQSAAAAPAEEIRKPKAAGRKPDDVMTAMVKSAARAAASQAGRSLIRGILGGLFGGKK